One genomic window of Octopus bimaculoides isolate UCB-OBI-ISO-001 chromosome 2, ASM119413v2, whole genome shotgun sequence includes the following:
- the LOC106872928 gene encoding uncharacterized protein LOC106872928 isoform X1 codes for MMATEGTAEEIEIELRSPDEKPVSQTAPAASPVGIAPKARMSADLEIADYEKDEGKGILFIGFTALIVIGLLLLIILLPLSFSYLDYYQMGVVKNKVTGSVSLDRVYSNGRYLIGPSHEFKVFKADAHVEYINNIRVFTSDKLEVGLSGAFQYFLRLHQLSYLHKKYDVYYKDKVVKKANEAVKNVVTGFTTRSVFKERKRLESALLLGLKNTLGGVCCSRGCTPDENVNNSTDITMPLGENVCLEGCKPRINCTEEDYGMFVDVRYFQLGPVDIPDDLDQSFLNTLILKAGAERQKHFQAAKLVRKETEQKVKNFENHAAEILESAKSDSKLITETMDANASFIVESARIIGLKNLYSTLNLTDMRQRNKFDYLRSLQKVNDLRLTIGYNQKISGSFPKV; via the exons cagcagcatcaccagtGGGTATAGCGCCAAAGGCCAGGATGTCTGCTGATTTAGAAATTGCTGATTACGAGAAGGATGAAGGCAAAGGAATTCTCTTCATTGGCTTTACTGCTTTAATTGTCATTGGACTTCTGCTTCTGATTATATTGTTGCCGCTGAGTTTTAGTTACCTTGACTACTACCAG ATGGGTGTCGTCAAAAACAAAGTTACTGGCAGTGTTAGTTTGGACCGTGTCTATTCCAACGGACGTTACCTCATTGGTCCATCACACGAATTTAAAGTATTCAAGGCAGACGCCCATGTTGAGTACATCAATAACATCCGAGTGTTTACATCAGATAAACTTGAA GTGGGACTTTCAGgtgcttttcaatattttcttcgaCTGCATCAACTGTCTTATCTACACAAGAAATATGATGTGTATTATaaggacaaggtggtgaagaAGGCCAATGAAGCAGTAAAG AATGTTGTAACTGGTTTCACCACTCGCAGTGTCTTTAAAGAACGGAAGAGATTGGAAAGTGCCCTGTTGCTGGGTTTAAAGAACACTCTTGGAGGTGTTTGTTGCTCTCGAGGCTGTACACCGGATGAAAATGTTAATAATTCCACAGACATTACCATGCCGTTGGGAGAGAATG TTTGTTTGGAGGGCTGCAAACCAAGGATCAACTGTACTGAAGAGGATTATGGTATGTTTGTGGATGTGCGTTACTTCCAGCTGGGGCCCGTGGATATACCGGATGACCTCGACCAGAGTTTCTTGAACACGCTGATTCTAAAGGCCGGCGCCGAGAGGCAGAAGCACTTCCAGGCTGCGAAATTAGTTCGGAAGGAAACGGAACAGAAG GTCAAAAATTTTGAGAACCATGCTGCTGAGATTTTAGAATCGGCCAAATCTGACTCAAAACTCATAACAGAAACAATGGATGCTAACGCCAGTTTTATTGTGGAGAGTGCTCGAATTATAGGACTGAAAAACCTTTATTCAACTCTCAATCTCACTGATATGAGACAAAGAAATAAGTTTGATTACCTTCGCTCGTTACAAAAAGTTAATGATTTGCGCTTAACAATTGGTTATAATCAAAAGATTTCTGGTTCATTCCCAAAGGTTTAA
- the LOC106872928 gene encoding uncharacterized protein LOC106872928 isoform X2, giving the protein MSADLEIADYEKDEGKGILFIGFTALIVIGLLLLIILLPLSFSYLDYYQMGVVKNKVTGSVSLDRVYSNGRYLIGPSHEFKVFKADAHVEYINNIRVFTSDKLEVGLSGAFQYFLRLHQLSYLHKKYDVYYKDKVVKKANEAVKNVVTGFTTRSVFKERKRLESALLLGLKNTLGGVCCSRGCTPDENVNNSTDITMPLGENVCLEGCKPRINCTEEDYGMFVDVRYFQLGPVDIPDDLDQSFLNTLILKAGAERQKHFQAAKLVRKETEQKVKNFENHAAEILESAKSDSKLITETMDANASFIVESARIIGLKNLYSTLNLTDMRQRNKFDYLRSLQKVNDLRLTIGYNQKISGSFPKV; this is encoded by the exons ATGTCTGCTGATTTAGAAATTGCTGATTACGAGAAGGATGAAGGCAAAGGAATTCTCTTCATTGGCTTTACTGCTTTAATTGTCATTGGACTTCTGCTTCTGATTATATTGTTGCCGCTGAGTTTTAGTTACCTTGACTACTACCAG ATGGGTGTCGTCAAAAACAAAGTTACTGGCAGTGTTAGTTTGGACCGTGTCTATTCCAACGGACGTTACCTCATTGGTCCATCACACGAATTTAAAGTATTCAAGGCAGACGCCCATGTTGAGTACATCAATAACATCCGAGTGTTTACATCAGATAAACTTGAA GTGGGACTTTCAGgtgcttttcaatattttcttcgaCTGCATCAACTGTCTTATCTACACAAGAAATATGATGTGTATTATaaggacaaggtggtgaagaAGGCCAATGAAGCAGTAAAG AATGTTGTAACTGGTTTCACCACTCGCAGTGTCTTTAAAGAACGGAAGAGATTGGAAAGTGCCCTGTTGCTGGGTTTAAAGAACACTCTTGGAGGTGTTTGTTGCTCTCGAGGCTGTACACCGGATGAAAATGTTAATAATTCCACAGACATTACCATGCCGTTGGGAGAGAATG TTTGTTTGGAGGGCTGCAAACCAAGGATCAACTGTACTGAAGAGGATTATGGTATGTTTGTGGATGTGCGTTACTTCCAGCTGGGGCCCGTGGATATACCGGATGACCTCGACCAGAGTTTCTTGAACACGCTGATTCTAAAGGCCGGCGCCGAGAGGCAGAAGCACTTCCAGGCTGCGAAATTAGTTCGGAAGGAAACGGAACAGAAG GTCAAAAATTTTGAGAACCATGCTGCTGAGATTTTAGAATCGGCCAAATCTGACTCAAAACTCATAACAGAAACAATGGATGCTAACGCCAGTTTTATTGTGGAGAGTGCTCGAATTATAGGACTGAAAAACCTTTATTCAACTCTCAATCTCACTGATATGAGACAAAGAAATAAGTTTGATTACCTTCGCTCGTTACAAAAAGTTAATGATTTGCGCTTAACAATTGGTTATAATCAAAAGATTTCTGGTTCATTCCCAAAGGTTTAA